The genomic segment CGCCATCGAGGGCGTGGACGAGGCGTCCGTACGGGCCCTGGCCAAGCTGGAACAGGTGCTGCCGTCGCGACTGCGACACCGGGTGTCGACGCTCCAGAACGCGACGGTGCCGCTGACCAGGGGAGACGGCTCGACGATCGATCCGCGGACCCTGACGGTCATGGCGTCCACGGTCACCGGGCGGGAGCGGCTGCGGTTCGCGTACCGGGCCGGGGACGGCGCCGAGACGAAACGGGAGGTCGAGCCGTACCGGCTGGTGAGCACGGGGTGGCGGTGGTACCTCGTCGCGTACGACCTGGGGCGTGAGGACTGGCGTACGTTCCGGGTGGACCGGGTCAGCGAGCCGTACGCGACGGGGGCCCGGTTCACACCCCGGGAGCTGCCCAGCGGGGACGCGGCGGAATTCCTCGCGCGTTCCATGACCCGCCTCCAGCCGGAGCTGGAGGTCGACGTGAGCTTCGCGGCCCCGGCGGACTTCGTCACCGCGCGGCTGCCGGGCAGGATCGGGGCGCCGGAACCGGTCGACGAGCGGCACTGCCGACTGCGGACGGTCACCGCGGACTCGCTGGAGTGGCTGGCGGTCCGGCTGGCGCTGGTGGACTGCGACTTCACCGTGCACGGACCGCCGCAGTTGGTGGCGTATCTCAGCGATCTGGGCACCAGGCTGACCCGCGCGGCCACGCCGGCGGACGACAGCGGCGCGCGTCCCGGACCGGTCACCGCCAGACCGGTCACCGCCGACCCGGGCACCACCGGCCCGGTCACCACCGGCCTGTCTGCCACGACCGGCCCGGTCACCACCGGTCCGCCCACGACCACCGGCCCACCCGCCACCGGACCGCTCACCGCCGACCCACCCGCCACCGGACCGCTCACCGCCGGCCCGGTCGCCGGCCGACCCGCCTGCCCCGCCGATCAGGGGCCCGGCCCGCACAAGAAGCCGCACAAGAAATGAGCCCCGGCGCCGGGGGGGGTGGGCGCCGGGACTCAGCTCAGGAGGCCGCCGGAAAAAGCGGCCACAGGTGGAGGCTACGTGACTCGGGGTCACGCCGCCGCGTCAAACCCCGTGTCGTGAGCCATTCGCTTCAATTCGAGCAGCGCGTGCTTCTCGATCTGGCGAATCCGCTCACGCGTCAGTCCGTGCTGCTTGCCGACCTCGGTCAGGGTGCGTTCCCGGCCGTCCTCGATCCCGTACCGCATCTTGATGATCGACGCGGTCCTGTTGTCGAGCTTGCCGATCAGGTCTTCCAGCTCCTCGCTGCGCAGCAGCGTCATCACGGACTGCTCGGGCGACACGGCGGAGGTGTCCTCCAGCAGGTCGCCGAACTGGGTCTCGCCCTCGTCGTCCACGGACATGTTGAGACTGACCGGGTCGCGTGCCCAGTCCAGCACGTCGCTCACGCGCGCCGTATTGGAGTCCAGCTCGGCGGCGATCTCGGCGTGCTCCGGGTCACGGCCGTGCTCGCGGTTGAACTCGCGCTGCACCCGGCGGATACGGCCCAGCTCCTCCACCAGGTGGACGGGCAGCCGGATCGTGCGGGACTGGTCGGCTATGGAACGGGTGATGGCCTGGCGAATCCACCACGTCGCGTACGTGGAGAACTTGAAGCCCTTGGCGTAGTCGAACTTCTCGACCGCGCGCACCAGGCCGGCGTTCCCCTCCTGGATCAGGTCGAGCAGCGGGAGCCCCGCCCGCGGGTAACGACGGGCCACGGCAACGACGAGTCGGAGATTGGAACGGATGAACACGTCCTTGGCGCGCTCGCCCGCGGCGACCAGCGCCTCCAGCTCCTCGGGCTTCGCGCCACCGGCCTCGCTCTCCACCTGGCCGTCGAGGATCTGCTGGGCGTAGACGCCCGCCTCGATGGTCTGCGAGAGTTCGACTTCCTTCGCTGCGTCGATCAGGGGTGTACGCGCGATCTCGTCCAGGTACATGCCGACCAGGTCGCGATCGGCGATCTCCCCGCCCACGGCGCGAACACTGCTTGCCCGGTTGGTCCCGCCGGTGGCGGACGAACGACGGGCGACGGCACGGGTTGCCATGCGTGCTCCCTTAACTGAGTAGGTCGCGACACCCTCCCGGGTGCCCTGCATCCGATGGAAACAACGACTGGAATCCGGACAGAATTCCCATGCCACCCATTCATTTCCCCGATCATGCAGTACCCTGCCGCGCGGATACGGGCCGCCTGATTCGGTGATCCGCCCGAGTGTGCAGGTCGGAGTGGGTGTCGGGGACGTTCCGGGCGTCGCGGCCAGTCGCTGTCGCCGCGAGGCGCATGAGACCGCGCTCACACGGCGCGTGGTCCTTTCACTCCGATGCACTCGCACTTCCCCGAGCCGTGACTCGGGACTCCTGAGTCACGACTCGTGCCCCGCGCCCGGCACCTCATGCCTCACGCACCGCGGCGCGCCGCCCGCACACCGCACGGCCCGCACGCCCGGCGCACGCGCCTCAGCCGAACTGGACCGATCGTTTGGCGAGCCCCATCCAGAACCCGTCGATGACGCTGCGCCCCTGGTCGAGCTCGTCCTCCGCCGCGCCCAGCGTCACGAAGAGCGGGGCGAAGTGCTCGGTGCGCGGATGCGCCAGCGCCCCGGCCGGTGACGTGTGCTGGAAGTCCAGCAGGGCGTCGATGTCCCGCGCCCTGAGCGCCCGGTCCCCCCAGTCGTCGAACTCCGCCGACCAGCCGGGGGCGGCGCCGCCCGGATGCCGCAGCGCCGCCAGGTTGTGGGTGAAGAAGCCGCTGCCGACGATGAGCACACCCTCGTCGCGCAGCGGGGCGAGCCTGCGCCCGACGCCCATCAGCTTCCGCGGGTCCAGCGTCGGCATGGAGATCTGGAGTACGGGGATGTCGGCGTCCGGGAACATCTCCACCAGCGGGACGTACGCGCCGTGGTCGAGTCCCCGGTCCGGGACGTCCTGGACCGGCGTACCCGCCCCGCGCAGCAGCGCCCGGACGCTCGTGGCCAGCTCGGGGGCGCCCGGGGCCGCGTACCGCACCTGGTAGTAGCGGTCGGGGAAGCCCCAGAAGTCGTGGACCAGCGGCACGGTCCGGGTGGCGCCGAGGGCGAGCGGGGCCTCCTCCCAGTGGGCGGAGACGATCAGGATCGCGGTGGGGCGGGGCAGCTTCGAGGACCAGGCGGCCAGCTGACCGGGCCAGAGCGGGTCGTCGGCGAGCGGTGGGGCTCCGTGCGAGAGATACAGGGCGGGCATGCGCCCTTCGGTGGCGGTCATGGCCTCGACTCCTGTTCGATGCGGAGCGAAACGCGAAGGCTTTGCGCGATTCTTGTGCGGGTTCTCACCATGGCAGGTTTATTGAATATTCAAGTTCCCACCACATGGAGACCTTAGCTCTATCTAGTTAAACTTTCAAGAAAAAGGTCGTACAATGGAGTACATGACCACGGCACCCTCCAGCGGGCCCCGTTGGCTCACCGACGAAGAACAGAAGGTCTGGAGTGCGTATCTGCACGCCACGATGCTTCTGGAGGACTATCTCGACCGTCAGTTGCAGCGCGACGCCGGTATGCCGCACATCTATTACGGACTGCTCGTCCAGCTCTCCCAGGCCCCCCGCCGCCAGAAGCGGATGACCGAGCTGGCCAAGGACGCCAAGATCACCCGTTCCCGGCTCTCCCACGCCGTCAGCCGGCTGGAGAAGAACGGCTGGGTACGGCGCGAGAACTGCCCGTCCGACAAGCGCGGCCAGAACGCGGTCCTGACCGAGGACGGTCACGAAATGCTCCGGCGGTCGGCACCGGGCCATGTCGACGCCGTGCGGCAGGCGGTGTTCGACCGGCTCACCCCCGAGCAGATCGGCGCGCTCGGCGAGATCATGCGGACGATGGCGGCCGGACTTGAGCCGGAGCGGGCGGACTCGGATCTGCCCTGGCTCCGCTGAGCGGAACCAGGGCAGACACCGGCCGCCGGACCGTCGGGCCGTACGAGTGACCGTCGGGCCAGGCGTCGGACCGTCGATCCGAGCGGGCGTCCTCAACAACGCCGGACCGGCGGTCCCGGCGTCCTCAGTACCGCCCGGCCGCCGGTCCGAGTACCGCCGTACCGCCGAACCGAGCACCCTCAGTACCGCCGAACCGCCGGTCCGGGCGTCCTCGCGTACCGCCCGGCCGGCGGTCCCGGCGTCCTCAGTGCGCGATGACCGGGATCTTGTACTCGTCCTCGACCGCGTCCCCCGCGCCCGACTCGGACCCGGTGGTCCCGGACGTCGTCCCGTTCGCACCGCCGCCCGGACGGCCGGTGTTGATGAGGGTCACCGCGATGACGGAGGCGGCCACGAGGATGCCGACCGCCCACCAGATCGCACTGGTGAAGCCGCTCACCAAGGCCTGGAGCTGGAGCAGCTTCGGGTCCGAGGCCCCGGCCACGTGGTCGGCGACGTACGCCGTGGTGGCACCCGCCGCGATCGTGTTCAGCAGCGCCGTACCGATGGCGCCGCCGACCTGCTGCGAGGTGTTCACCATCGCGGACGCCACCCCGGCGTCACGCGGCTCGATGCCGTACGTGGCCAGGGACATCGCCGGCATGAACGCCGTACCCATGCCCAGGCCGAGCAGCAGCTGCCCCGGCAGGATCAGACCGGCGTACGAGGAACCGATCTCCAGTTGGGTCAGGATCAGCATTCCGGCCGCCGCGACCAGGAAGCCGGGGCCCATCAGCAGCCTCGGCGGCACCCGCGTCATCAGCCGGGCGCCGATCTGGGTGGAGCCGGTGATCATGCCCGCGATCATCGGGAGGAAGGCGAAACCGGTCTTGACCGGGGAGTAGCCCTGCACGACCTGGAGGTAGTACGTCAGGAAGAGGAAGAGGCCGAACATCCCGATGACGGCGAGCCCCAGCGAGAGGTAGACCCCGCCCCGGTTGCGCTCCATCAGGACGCGCAGCGGCAGCAGCGGCGACGCGACCCGCGCCTCGGTGGCGACGAAGCCCAGGAGCAGCGCCCCGGCCGCGACGAACATGCCGATGGTCATCGGATCGGACCAGCCCGCGGACTCGGCTCGGGTGAACCCGTACACGAGCGAGACCAGCCCCAGGGTGGAGAGGACGACGCCCGGGATGTCGAGCGGCGAGCGGTTGCGTCCCCCGGCCGGCTCACGGATGACGAAGTAGGCACCCGCGGCGGCGATGATCGCGAAGGGGAT from the Streptomyces sp. AM 4-1-1 genome contains:
- a CDS encoding sigma-70 family RNA polymerase sigma factor, translating into MATRAVARRSSATGGTNRASSVRAVGGEIADRDLVGMYLDEIARTPLIDAAKEVELSQTIEAGVYAQQILDGQVESEAGGAKPEELEALVAAGERAKDVFIRSNLRLVVAVARRYPRAGLPLLDLIQEGNAGLVRAVEKFDYAKGFKFSTYATWWIRQAITRSIADQSRTIRLPVHLVEELGRIRRVQREFNREHGRDPEHAEIAAELDSNTARVSDVLDWARDPVSLNMSVDDEGETQFGDLLEDTSAVSPEQSVMTLLRSEELEDLIGKLDNRTASIIKMRYGIEDGRERTLTEVGKQHGLTRERIRQIEKHALLELKRMAHDTGFDAAA
- a CDS encoding class III extradiol ring-cleavage dioxygenase — its product is MTATEGRMPALYLSHGAPPLADDPLWPGQLAAWSSKLPRPTAILIVSAHWEEAPLALGATRTVPLVHDFWGFPDRYYQVRYAAPGAPELATSVRALLRGAGTPVQDVPDRGLDHGAYVPLVEMFPDADIPVLQISMPTLDPRKLMGVGRRLAPLRDEGVLIVGSGFFTHNLAALRHPGGAAPGWSAEFDDWGDRALRARDIDALLDFQHTSPAGALAHPRTEHFAPLFVTLGAAEDELDQGRSVIDGFWMGLAKRSVQFG
- a CDS encoding MarR family transcriptional regulator produces the protein MEYMTTAPSSGPRWLTDEEQKVWSAYLHATMLLEDYLDRQLQRDAGMPHIYYGLLVQLSQAPRRQKRMTELAKDAKITRSRLSHAVSRLEKNGWVRRENCPSDKRGQNAVLTEDGHEMLRRSAPGHVDAVRQAVFDRLTPEQIGALGEIMRTMAAGLEPERADSDLPWLR
- a CDS encoding MFS transporter, which gives rise to MAKTAETLAPDPSRWKALAFIALAQLMVVLDATIVNIALPSAQTDLGISDGNKQWVITAYALAFGGLLLFGGRIADLWGRKRTFVVGLLGFAAASALGGAAQGEAMMFGSRALQGAFGALLAPAALSLLAVTFTEARERAKAFGIYGAIAGGGGAVGLILGGFLTEYLNWRWTFFVNIPFAIIAAAGAYFVIREPAGGRNRSPLDIPGVVLSTLGLVSLVYGFTRAESAGWSDPMTIGMFVAAGALLLGFVATEARVASPLLPLRVLMERNRGGVYLSLGLAVIGMFGLFLFLTYYLQVVQGYSPVKTGFAFLPMIAGMITGSTQIGARLMTRVPPRLLMGPGFLVAAAGMLILTQLEIGSSYAGLILPGQLLLGLGMGTAFMPAMSLATYGIEPRDAGVASAMVNTSQQVGGAIGTALLNTIAAGATTAYVADHVAGASDPKLLQLQALVSGFTSAIWWAVGILVAASVIAVTLINTGRPGGGANGTTSGTTGSESGAGDAVEDEYKIPVIAH